A part of Aegilops tauschii subsp. strangulata cultivar AL8/78 chromosome 2, Aet v6.0, whole genome shotgun sequence genomic DNA contains:
- the LOC109752683 gene encoding pathogenesis-related protein 1A-like → MANTRMTIHMCYLTILLLLALLAPPCTPVSDTDDGTNSAGVDGSRRARAEATVADILSAHNAARRTVGVEPLTWSPGIAGYAKDYARSRRADCAPRRSSLFYFGENVAVGKGRRWDGGALVAQWVDEGRRYDYGSGSCAAPAGSSGCARYTQVVWRNTTQLGCGKIVCDSGDTLLVCDYFPPGNYGTGRPY, encoded by the coding sequence ATGGCGAACACAAGGATGACCATTCACATGTGCTACCTCACCATCTTGCTACTGCTTGCATTACTGGCACCACCGTGCACGCCCGTCAGCGACACTGACGACGGCACCAACAGCGCGGGCGTCGACGGAAGTCGCCGTGCGCGCGCCGAGGCCACCGTCGCCGACATTTTGTCGGCGCACAATGCGGCGCGGAGGACGGTCGGGGTGGAGCCCCTGACGTGGAGCCCCGGGATCGCGGGGTACGCCAAGGACTACGCCCGCTCCCGCCGCGCCGACTGCGCACCGCGGCGCTCGTCGCTCTTCTACTTCGGCGAGAACGTAGCCGTGGGCAAAGGCCGTCGCTGGGACGGCGGGGCGCTGGTGGCGCAGTGGGTGGACGAGGGGCGGCGGTACGACTACGGCAGCGGCTCCtgcgcggcgccggcgggctcGTCCGGATGCGCGCGGTACACGCAGGTCGTGTGGCGGAACACGACGCAGCTCGGGTGCGGCAAGATTGTGTGCGACTCCGGCGACACGCTGCTCGTCTGCGACTACTTCCCGCCAGGCAACTACGGCACCGGCCGGCCATACTGA
- the LOC109752668 gene encoding pathogenesis-related protein PRMS-like, whose translation MSPFACLAALTLALASLSPAAAISVPGHNPGAAVVPSWTQFLRAHNDARSAVGLPPLKWNLTLELDAMQYANKLRVPCNLSPVPWAADGVYGRNLYWADGHHNATHAVAAWVGERRWYDHRANACAPGKTCGEYTQVVWNTTRELGCGRRTCRNGLDTVAVCEYFPPGNYVGVPPY comes from the coding sequence ATGTCTCCTTTCGCCTGCCTCGCCGCCTTGACCCTCGCACTGGCCTCGCTATCGCCGGCGGCAGCCATCAGCGTCCCCGGCCACAACCCTGGCGCCGCCGTCGTGCCCTCCTGGACGCAGTTCCTGCGGGCGCACAACGACGCGCGCAGCGCAGTCGGCCTGCCGCCGCTGAAGTGGAACTTGACGCTGGAGCTGGACGCCATGCAGTACGCGAACAAGCTCCGCGTCCCCTGCAACCTCTCGCCGGTCCCGTGGGCCGCCGACGGGGTCTACGGGCGGAACCTCTACTGGGCCGACGGGCACCACAACGCGACGCACGCGGTGGCCGCGTGGGTGGGTGAGCGGCGGTGGTACGACCACCGCGCCAACGCCTGCGCCCCGGGGAAGACATGCGGCGAGTACACGCAGGTGGTGTGGAACACCACGCGGGAGCTCGGCTGCGGCCGCCGCACCTGCCGGAACGGCCTCGACACCGTGGCCGTCTGCGAGTACTTCCCTCCTGGCAACTATGTTGGCGTGCCGCCCTACTGA